DNA from Danaus plexippus chromosome 6, MEX_DaPlex, whole genome shotgun sequence:
ATGTACATTAGTATTTTGCGAGTCAATTTTGAAGCATAAAATATTAGCATTTAGGTACGGTTTAATAACATGCTTACCTCCTCCAATGCGTTAATGGTCTGTTTGCATTGTGGCATACGCGATACGAATGTCGAAGTAGTTGGCGAACTGTAATCCTCTCGAGTTTCGTCAATAAATTCACCAATACCAATAAGACCCGGCATGATGATTACACTATTTATTACACACTCTACAAAGTATTTCGATTTACAtccgttataaataatatataaactatatcaCTATAAACGCTTAATGTAAGTGAGAATTTAAACCCATTTTGTTAACCACAATCACTtcttcacaaaataaaaacaatttacatgTATGATATCAATTCAACACATCCATCTCTGCGATCTTGAATGAACAAactgaaattaattgaaatgaatggtgaatgtgtaatttatttgaatgtgaacgatatttgttgatgGGAGAACGATTGGACCATAATCCATAGACAATGGGTTcagttaaacaataaaaaaaataaatatagttttcatcggtttttaaaatatagttaagaaaaaaagaaatgtaaaatttaaagaataaataagttcttggaaataaagtatatttacatGTTGTATAATTCTGATACATTCTGATAATTGTGTTTTCAAAACTATGatctgaattaaatatattgcttagagtgtaatatatatgtcgtTTTGTAAATTGTCATACCAAGTAGAATTGTTTAATtcgaaattgttttattctaggttcatattttttaacttaagaTACGaccttttaaaaacattttaaataagctAAAGGTATGTATACTTCTCATAACATCGTGTTTTGTAAGAGTACTATCAAACAATTTAGTATCTCTAGTGACTGTTCTTCATAAAACTATTctgttctttaaaaaaaataagacattataattacacctcgtctgcccgtgatcacggttgctgcaaagtaaccgaaacgtcgggattatgtagtttttaaataataaaaatctgcgtagtaaatccgaataatactagttttatttaaaataagacattttttttaaagtgtataaatatatctgataAGCTGAATTAAGATTTCCATCAAAGAATAAAAGAACGAATGAAGTACCATAAACTAAACTGCaggtttgaaaaaaatatattattgataatgaCGGAGCTGTCACGAGGtacgattattataaaattcatcattatatttatcttagggcacgttaaataataaaaaatcttgtaaCTTGTCAGgtgattttctttttaacctgaactataaataactatacttTGGTTAACGTTGTTTTagttattgattaattaatgtcCGTCAACTTTAGTGGTACAACATTTTTACACTAACTTATTCTTCTTCCTTAGAAATCAGTGAAATTTGGTCCAGGTTATTTGACCATCGCCCTTTCCTTAATggtgaaataaagtttatgtTAAAAGAATTTGAGGTATGTGTCAACatggtttttataataattcttcgaatataatatacttattaataataggaaattaaacaaatactgtaaaattattgtattgctCACCATTTTAACATTCACAAGtccaaaatattgttttttcagGAGAAGAGAGGAGACAGAGaagttgaaaatttatttgcaattcTTGAAAAACTCACAGATATAAAAGACACTCAGTTGGAAAAAGTTGAAAAAGCTTCTAGTACAGCATTACCAGTTCTTGCAGAAAAATTAAACCAAGCTTTGCAGCTCTCAGAAGAAATAGAAGCAGATTATCTTGAACTACAAAAggtaaaattctaaataaattttcctttaaatgaaactaatatttttcagatatacTATGCatgcattatttttgtaaaaaactacatacttccgacgtttcggttactgtGATTTCGGTGATGTgaattcacatctcgtctgcccataGTCActgttgctgaaaagtaatcgaaacgttgagtatgtagttttttacaaaaataaagcacacagtatatccgaaaaatattagtttcatttaaattaataaaacttgcaagtcttagatctcattaaatcttccttaagtataaattaatgttttaggttattaaacataatagtGGGCCATATCCcagtttagttttattaatcgCGATAAGTTAATAaccacagataaataaaatttattattaaattttagtatatatatttatgtatatgtaattgttaatcactattagttttgttaaaataattatgtaaataagttAACATTCATGTGTACAGAAAAGTAAACAAAAGTTGGctgaaaacaaagaaaaacgaCAACAAGAATGGGATCAGTTTATTGATGATATGAACTTTAAATGCCAGAGAATTGACAATACATTTGAAGAAAAGGAAGAAGAGTTACGAGACTTGTATGCTGATCTTAAACATAAGTTGAATATaactgacaaataaaaatggatttaACTGGATCACTCGTAGACACAAATTTGAGAATTTATCCAACAGATCAGCTTAAAGCATTCCTGAAAACCATAAAAACATGTGACACTCTGCcccataatataattaacgtcATAAAAGTAACATCGAAAGAAACATCACAAAGTTACAATAATAGTGAAATAAAACCTGTAAATTTAACATCCTCTgatttgaaaaacataaaatcaataaaaagtatatattcaaGTACTGCAGAAGAATCTGATAATGAGGGAAAGGGCGTTGATAAAAATGAGACATTCAATTCTGAAAGTAAGGATGATGACTCATCCAAAAACTCAAGAGATAAACCTTCAAAAGAAAAGCTTGGGAAAATGGCTGagacaaaagaaaattttcttgtAACTTCAGACTTGGACTggttatataattacattaaatgtagGAGAAATGAGGGGGATAAAAACATTCCATACTTACACACATTGCTTACCGGAGTTCATGTGGATGTGCCAGAAAATGAGGTGTTAAAGAGAAATCCAGTGCTTGAAGCGAGATGTGTCAAATTAAGAGCTCAACAAGAAGCTCGTGAATATAGAAAGATGACTAAGGGAGTTGACAATGTGAGAATGAGATTTCCAGAAGAAACTATTTCCTATCAGTGTAAGCTTTGTTTTAGAGTAacctacttttttttaacatgcCATAGATTAAACAGTTATTGTTTTCAGTGAAACAAGTAAATCGTCAGCTAATAGCAGTTGGCCAATTCATAATATCCATATTTGCTGGTTTCCTGTTTGGATTTAGAGGTGTTGAATGGATGGTTGGTAATTTGGATTTTGGCTTTAGACTATTACTAGGCGTGATGTGTGCGTTAGTCATTGCACTCGCCGAGATTTACTTCCTTGCTAAAAGGTTAAATGAAGAACTATCTGCTCCTGAAACGATTCAATTGGGAGGTCCTCCAAAGTTTGCCGAAGATGAAAAacgttatgaaaataataaaaaacttttcgaAAAAGAACATCAGGATTAATCCTAAATACTAAAAAGCCAAACTCTTAATGTACATGttattgaaatgtatataaaatttcaataatttaaaacttaaacctttattttgaaatgttgtTATAACTGGAGATGTTAAGCATGATGATATTTTggttgaatgtattttttacagaTTAGTAAAGatgtaattcattttaatttatttatatattgttacgacgtaaataaatagcaattattttatcttttttattttatttgatacattATGTTTCAATGTGGAATACTTGGTGGTAAAGAGTTTAATTTTTCCCACATCCTCATCCCGATATCTGAAACTAACATTACATTCTTGAATCAGTAAcagaatagaaatttattaagaacGTCAATTTGTTTTCTCTAATCAGACTCAATCTAGTCAATATTTCATAGGTTTTGAAAATTTGGATAGCTAATCTTTGACAACAGTAGTTGCCATTTTCCgtctttttatgttttatacaaatttattacttttttttttcagtactGAGTAAGATATTTTAGTCTTCACAACTTGGTTATTTCAAGTCCAGAAAGAAATTAATGTGTACCTAATCTACCTACCTActtaaatgacaatttttttaacgttaggCAAGCCATTTATTACTTTCCTCTGACTCGGGAAATTCAAAGAGGTATGTGGTACTCCTATGGATTGACCGGGAACTACCCACTAAACCCCAACAGTGACCCTCGATGAGACTCCCTCATTGCCTCAGCAGATTGACAGGGGTCACATGGACATTCGACCGTGACGATAATGGACCTGGATTAATCAACCGACAGCAATATTTACCGTCAGCAATTCCATACTACATACAACTGTTTTGATGTGTTCCCTTTCAAACTAAACACAATGTGGGGATAGATTGAAgcctatctatctatattaatttataagtttaaatataaataacacatattttttcttcacttttaactatttaatttaaacccaGTTTTTTAGAGTAAACTTATTAGGTACTTAACGTCAACAAGGAGCAATTATTTAACCtacaaatttttctatttaatagtCAATGGATAAAGCATTCCAAAGCTCTTGTTCGTAGTCTCCTTCTTCCACCTAAAATTCACTAAAATCATCGAATAAAGTGTATGTCTGTAAACCTGTTggataacttttaaataaacaaagacaTTGGGATGACTGATGCCACGGCTAATATAATGTcgcaatttattttgcaactAAATACGTTCCTGCTCAAAGTATACACTAAGTGTAGTATAGAATCGTAATCTTAAGTacaatttatagtaaaactatattttttatttttcactataATGTTGGCAAAATTTggcataacattatattttagaactgttttttgcatttattgtttttaagtagtaacttaaacataatatgtCTTAAACatgttatacttaataaaactagatagtaatataaataaaactaagattttcggatatagtacgcggtttttattattttaaaaccacatactcccgacgtttcaatTCTACTAAAACACATCATATTTTGTGGCGACTTAGTCATTAATTTCAAAGGTTCTTCTAAAATAAGTCAATATTTCATCCAGTTTTTCTAAAAGCTCATAATCATTACAACCtcggtatttttttaagaaacattaactaaaattattgatactaATAGAAATGCAACATTTAAAGTAACTTCGTTTCATTAGAATAAATTGTCATtagaaaaaatttttgttacatagaATATATACTTCcagtaaaattcttttaattattcaaaaattacggttttatttatcataaaaagcATGGATGCAAAAACTCTGTATTGCTTTTAAATGTGGTTTGAAAAGtaacaaagaaatttaatttataattatttaaaatagcagtgcttatattatttctttattttaatttctacaaGTGTATGTTTTATGTGCTctgaatacaatttaaaatttttgggttaaataagtataaaggTTTAATATCcactttcataaattatatttttttaaatatatttttttatattgtaatatactcTGTCTTACTTTTTGAATTATGACATTGACAATTTTGCTTTGTTTAGTACGTACCTACCTAATTGTTATGATTACATATCACTATTGCAACATATTTACTTCACTTTAGAAACGAACGGCCCTCTGTTCATTATTGACTTTTCTACAACGTTCGGTAAGTGGTGATTCACTCtgtttataaactatatatgtaAGCAACGCGCAGGGAATTGCATGCAGTCGTGCTCGAGTATTTAGCAGAGCAAGcagtatactttatattttgaaaaaggaTTTGTACAGGTATTCTTAGGTGACttcatttttaagtaatatacctatatgttaaagaataattattggATAATTTAGTTAGTCCTTTCTCATTAAGAATTTTACTTttgataataatcaatttaatctTGATTAGTTTTAAATGCGCAATTGATTCGttctattactatttttagtaTGAGAAGgtgttttcgttaaaattttcatcaacaAAATGGCGTCCAAGTCAACTCTAATAAATAGGCCAATTTTGGCTTAAATaactaatgattttttattttgtgtcttAAGTTATTGGACAATTTcagtaaaacttttttgtcctttttttgaaattttatgtttatatgattaaagtttatatgtataagagGTACTACTACAGTCCTTTAGTCATATCTTCCAATAATTTCAGAAATGGGGGAGGAAATATTCTTCAAGGTTTATGTGCTATGGAAAAGCGGTCTTCCATATGAAGTGAGGAGATTTGGAATAGAGAAAAGTAAACTACCAAGTTTTTCTGTGTTAGTCCAAAGACTTCAGGAGATTATGCCTGATCTCGCTAAAGTCAAATATTCTGTTACATGGAGAGGTGTGTaagaatgaatatatataaatattatgcaaaATCTTAGACTTGTGTTGTGTACTAACcatattgtaatgaaaattttagatGAGGAGGGAGATGAAGTGGTTGTCTCAACCGATGATGAAGTTAAAATTGCTCTCCTTAAAATGGCTGACTTGGTGAAGTTGCATATATATTGTGAAGAAAAACATGATAGTGCTGATACTCGCAATGTTGTATTTACAGCAGCAGCTGATGCTGGAGGTAAGAGGatgaagtttaaataaacgagattggtatataatataatatgtttatttatttatcacaattttaaaagaatagaaataagaaaatttttgaagACATGAAGACAAAGtccttgtattttataatttacatgctGACTCATTGTGGtacaaatgttaatattatggaGATCCACTATTGAAATtaaccaaaatttattttacgtataaattgactatttaaataaaactttattttacattcaatacttttgtaattaaatgataattttgcattgtttgtatttctttatttagcaAGCTCTTCAGCAGAACATTCTGGGGTTGTCTGTGACAGTTGTGATAATGCAGTGGTTGGTTTCCGTTACAAGTGTACTTCATGTATTGATTATGATCTGTGCACTAAATGTGAAGCAGCCGGAGCGCACCCTGAACACTGTATGGTTCGAATTCCAATGCCCGGCATGCCAGTAAGTTTCATTAACAGTATCCTGTGATTCAATATTTAGGAATTATTAGGAAAGatgataattaagttttttttctagCGGTCAGTTATAAAAGAGGCTGTGAAGCATTCCCGTCATTTTTTGAAAACAGTTGCTAGTAAGATTGAAGAGGATCATTGTAAGAAGAGGCGCGATCCCAGCTCTGAGCGTAAACGTAGGGGTGAACACGGTCGGCCTCATGGCCATGGTCATGGGCATAGTCATCGTCACCGCGGCGGTCACGAGCATCAGCGGCGACAACATTCTAGTTGGTTCGACACCTTTGCCAGCTACATGAATGAGTTTGCTGATTTGACTGGGGATGTGAATATTGAAATTGATACGTCCTTCGCTAATAAAACTACCGACCAGGCAAACCAACCAGCCAAGGAAGCACCGTCGTCTTCAACTAAAGAACAACCTCAAGGCCCATCTAATCCCCAGAATTGCAACGTAATCAATATCCAAAAAATTCTGGAGAAGTTTTTAGTAGGTCATAACATTCCCCAACAAAAAGAATCTgcttcaaataattttgaagcTCAAAATAAAGCAGAAGTGCCCGAAAACCAAAGTCAGGCGGCTGCTAATAATGACGTAGAAATGGGTCAGGGTGATAGAAAGG
Protein-coding regions in this window:
- the LOC116779064 gene encoding biogenesis of lysosome-related organelles complex 1 subunit 5 isoform X1 is translated as MTELSREISEIWSRLFDHRPFLNGEIKFMLKEFEEKRGDREVENLFAILEKLTDIKDTQLEKVEKASSTALPVLAEKLNQALQLSEEIEADYLELQKKSKQKLAENKEKRQQEWDQFIDDMNFKCQRIDNTFEEKEEELRDLYADLKHKLNITDK
- the LOC116779064 gene encoding biogenesis of lysosome-related organelles complex 1 subunit 5 isoform X2 yields the protein MLKEFEEKRGDREVENLFAILEKLTDIKDTQLEKVEKASSTALPVLAEKLNQALQLSEEIEADYLELQKKSKQKLAENKEKRQQEWDQFIDDMNFKCQRIDNTFEEKEEELRDLYADLKHKLNITDK
- the LOC116779063 gene encoding uncharacterized protein LOC116779063; amino-acid sequence: MDLTGSLVDTNLRIYPTDQLKAFLKTIKTCDTLPHNIINVIKVTSKETSQSYNNSEIKPVNLTSSDLKNIKSIKSIYSSTAEESDNEGKGVDKNETFNSESKDDDSSKNSRDKPSKEKLGKMAETKENFLVTSDLDWLYNYIKCRRNEGDKNIPYLHTLLTGVHVDVPENEVLKRNPVLEARCVKLRAQQEAREYRKMTKGVDNVRMRFPEETISYQLKQVNRQLIAVGQFIISIFAGFLFGFRGVEWMVGNLDFGFRLLLGVMCALVIALAEIYFLAKRLNEELSAPETIQLGGPPKFAEDEKRYENNKKLFEKEHQD
- the LOC116778733 gene encoding sequestosome-1-like, whose protein sequence is MGEEIFFKVYVLWKSGLPYEVRRFGIEKSKLPSFSVLVQRLQEIMPDLAKVKYSVTWRDEEGDEVVVSTDDEVKIALLKMADLVKLHIYCEEKHDSADTRNVVFTAAADAGASSSAEHSGVVCDSCDNAVVGFRYKCTSCIDYDLCTKCEAAGAHPEHCMVRIPMPGMPRSVIKEAVKHSRHFLKTVASKIEEDHCKKRRDPSSERKRRGEHGRPHGHGHGHSHRHRGGHEHQRRQHSSWFDTFASYMNEFADLTGDVNIEIDTSFANKTTDQANQPAKEAPSSSTKEQPQGPSNPQNCNVINIQKILEKFLVGHNIPQQKESASNNFEAQNKAEVPENQSQAAANNDVEMGQGDRKVPEEDKESVKSSTSSEKDDTPDETDNWTVINAEKDLMDDDKLNDPTPPIGFKLPEEFRDHSKATGGLYPPLNIATASLNPKEPEVKEPESSTNKPQPSAPTEKPEPKPKPEPRKRHPLPHIDAAIDQMLAMGFTNEGEWLTQILENKNGNIAAVLDLLTPVNPKK